The genomic DNA AGGCTGCAAAAGGGATGACCCTGCTGCAGTCTCTTTAATTTGCTGAAGATCCAACCGATATAGAGAAGAGAGGTACAACGATGGAACGAATTGATATGACAGTGTCCGAGATAAAAGAAACACTTAAACAACTGGCAGAAGATGATCCCCTCTGGGACCAACTGAAGCTCGACCCGCGCAAGGGTGTCCGTCAGTTGGTCAAAAGTGCGGAAGCCTCCCGTGAGAAAAAGGCGAAGGAGATTGCCGAGTTTACGCGCATGTCCATCCATGAAAACGAATTATGGAACGCCGGGTATGATCATATTGCCGGAATCGACGAAGTCGGAAGGGGACCACTTGCTGGGCCCGTAGTGGCCGCTGCTGTCATCCTTCCTCACGATTTCCACCTCCCGGGACTCACAGACAGCAAAAAAGTGCCGGAGCGGAAACGCGAAGCATTTTACACGACGATCATGGAGCAGTCAAAAGCGGTCGGCATCAGTATCATCGGCCCGGAAGTAATCGATGAAATCAACATTTATGAAGCAACGAAAAAAGCAATGAGTGCGGCAATAGAGGACCTTTCGGTAAAGCCTGATCACTTATTGATCGATGCCATGCCGCTTACGACACCATACCCGAGCAGATCCATCATCAAGGGAGATGCGACCAGCATCTCGATTGCGGCTGCTTCCATCATCGCGAAGGTGACAAGAGACCGTCTGATGAAGGAGTATGCCGTCACCTATCCCGGATACGGCTTTGAAAAGAACGCGGGGTACGGTACGGCGGATCACCTGAAAGGGTTGGACCAGTACGGCGTGACACCCATACATAGAGCCAGTTTCGCACCGGTTAAAGAGAAATTGATCTAAAGGGAGTTGATGCTATGGAGCGGATACTGGGAAGGACAGAACAGATACAGGGAAATGAACCCAAACCCCTGACCTTTTCTCCAGGGAGGGTCCTGCTCATCCGCGTAAACCGCATGCTCGGAGACGGGACAGCTGAAGTGTCTGCCGGGGGGCATCGTTTCATTGCCGGCGTCCAGACCGGGTTAAAAGCCGGTGAAAGCTATTGGGTAGAGACCAAGCAGAATGGAGACGGGATCGGTCTCTCTGTTCTTACGGGACGACCCCAACGAGATGGTGGTCAAATCCTGGATGCCCTCCTCTCTCATTATGCACTGAATCGAGAGGGGCCGGTAAGAGAGCTGATTGGAGAGGCCCTGCGTCTGAATGTTCCGATCACAAAGACCATGATCGACTTTGCAAAAGCGATGGGGAACCGTCTGAACCCCGAGATACTCCTAAGGATGGAGAGGCAGCATCTCCCATTTACAGACCGGATATACAGATCCCTTGAAGCAGGAGGGAAGCAGGGTTCCTTATTGACCGGCATTGAGGGGTTGAAAAATGAACTGATGGCAGCAGGCTCGACTTCAGAAGCTGAGAAGCTCATGAAGAACGTTCAGGCACCCCTTGAAACGCTGGCAGGAGGGAAGGTGGCAGACCGTGCCCTGTGGATACTGGCGGACGATGCCAAGCCTTTCCCCCTCCGGCTGGCAGCACTCGATCTTTTAAAGGAGCTGGGTGTCCTGCCTGATAACAGCAGGATGGGTCAATGGAAGGAAGAACTGGTGAAAACGATGCTGAAATCTTTTCCGGACGCAGCAGCTGCTGAAGAAGGGTTAACCAAGCTTGGAGCCGGAATGAAGGAAGATGGTGCAGCATCCATGAGACGCCTTTCTGCCCCTCCTTCTTCTGAGGAGCTTACCTCCTTTGCCCGTCGGGTAATCGATGCCATCATTACGGCAAAGAAAGATCTCATCTCATCTGTACATTCACCCATAGAGGTTAGAACCGCTGCAGGACAACTTGAAGGGCGTGATGGGACAAACAAGGACTCGCTCCATTCACAGCTCCGCTCCATCGTGCTTGAGGAACTGAGGGAAGTCATTCACGGAAGGGACATCTCCCAGCTGTTAAAGAAGGCAGTCTCATCCCTAGGGCTGAATTATGAATCCGATCCCCTCGTGGATTCAGCCAAACGGCAGCTGATCCAGCTCAGCCAGAGTCACCCATCGGCTGCCATCAGGGAAAGGGCCGACGAAATCGT from Rossellomorea marisflavi includes the following:
- a CDS encoding ribonuclease HII, giving the protein MERIDMTVSEIKETLKQLAEDDPLWDQLKLDPRKGVRQLVKSAEASREKKAKEIAEFTRMSIHENELWNAGYDHIAGIDEVGRGPLAGPVVAAAVILPHDFHLPGLTDSKKVPERKREAFYTTIMEQSKAVGISIIGPEVIDEINIYEATKKAMSAAIEDLSVKPDHLLIDAMPLTTPYPSRSIIKGDATSISIAAASIIAKVTRDRLMKEYAVTYPGYGFEKNAGYGTADHLKGLDQYGVTPIHRASFAPVKEKLI